Proteins encoded in a region of the Rutidosis leptorrhynchoides isolate AG116_Rl617_1_P2 chromosome 9, CSIRO_AGI_Rlap_v1, whole genome shotgun sequence genome:
- the LOC139867407 gene encoding shikimate O-hydroxycinnamoyltransferase, which translates to MKITVKESTMVRPAEETPKINLWNSNVDLVVPNFHTPSVYFYRPNGATNFFDPTVMKEALSKALVPFYPMGGRLKRDEDGRIEIDCQGQGVLFVEAESDGVVDDFGDFAPTLELRKLIPAVDYSLGIESYPLLVLQVTYFKCGGVSLGVGMQHHAADGASGLHFINTWSDMARGLDLTIPPFIDRTLLRARDPPQPEFKHVEYLPAPPMKTAPTSTDDHTVPETAVSIFKLTRDQLNALKAKSKEDGNTINYSSYEMLSGHVWRSVCKARGLPEDQDTKLYIATDGRARLRPSLPPGYFGNVIFTTTPIAVAGELQSKPTWYAASKIHDALAKMDNDYLRSALDYLELQPDLKALVRGAHTFKCPNLGITSWARLPIHDADFGWGRPIFMGPGGIAYEGLSFVLPSPINDGSLSIAISLQAEHMKLFSRFLYDI; encoded by the exons ATGAAGATCACAGTAAAAGAATCAACGATGGTGAGGCCGGCAGAAGAAACACCAAAGATTAATCTATGGAATTCAAATGTGGACCTGGTGGTCCCCAATTTTCACACACCAAGTGTGTATTTCTACCGGCCTAACGGCGCAACTAACTTTTTTGATCCAACGGTAATGAAAGAGGCGTTAAGTAAAGCGTTGGTTCCTTTTTATCCAATGGGAGGACGGTTGAAAAGAGACGAAGATGGTCGAATTGAAATTGATTGTCAAGGACAGGGCGTTTTGTTCGTTGAAGCGGAATCTGATGGCGTTGTggatgattttggtgattttgcgcCGACGTTGGAGCTTCGGAAACTTATTCCGGCTGTTGATTATTCACTAGGAATTGAATCATATCCACTGCTTGTCTTACAG GTCACTTACTTTAAATGTGGAGGAGTGTCACTAGGAGTTGGGATGCAACATCATGCTGCAGATGGTGCATCTGGGCTGCATTTCATCAACACTTGGTCCGATATGGCTCGTGGTCTTGACTTAACGATCCCACCCTTCATTGATCGAACCCTTTTACGAGCTCGTGATCCTCCCCAGCCCGAGTTTAAACACGTCGAGTACCTGCCTGCCCCTCCAATGAAAACCGCACCCACATCCACAGATGACCACACTGTTCCAGAAACCGCAGTCTCCATTTTCAAATTAACTCGAGACCAACTCAATGCACTAAAGGCCAAATCTAAGGAAGATGGCAACACAATCAATTACAGTTCTTATGAAATGCTTTCGGGACATGTTTGGAGGTCTGTATGTAAAGCTCGTGGCCTTCCCGAggatcaggacacgaagctttacaTAGCAACTGATGGGCGGGCCCGTCTCCGCCCATCACTACCACCCGGCTACTTCGGGAACGTCATATTCACGACGACCCCGATAGCTGTAGCTGGCGAGCTACAGTCAAAGCCTACGTGGTATGCCGCTAGTAAAATCCACGACGCTTTAGCAAAGATGGACAATGATTATCTAAGATCAGCACTCGATTACTTGGAACTCCAGCCCGATCTCAAGGCCTTAGTTCGTGGTGCACATACGTTTAAGTGTCCGAATCTTGGGATAACTAGCTGGGCTAGACTTCCTATTCATGATGCTGACTTTGGATGGGGTCGGCCCATATTCATGGGGCCTGGTGGGATTGCTTATGAAGGGTTGAGTTTTGTGTTACCAAGCCCAATCAATGATGGGAGTTTGTCAATTGCTATTTCGCTGCAAGCAGAACACATGAAGCTTTTTAGCAGATTCTTGTATGATATTTAA